A stretch of Aphanothece sacrum FPU1 DNA encodes these proteins:
- a CDS encoding KGK domain-containing protein, with translation MSNNEYFETNQYLDNDDDVIAFSLNSMYKTSRFKQEFKSFLLTHLCRQLLEFFEKNGIKDTYPEKKNDWLQEGKSCEILNVGSNGWKKGKIRLKITLEFIPDEPEINQMESPLDDIRQTMNQSN, from the coding sequence ATGAGTAATAATGAATATTTTGAGACTAATCAGTATTTGGATAATGATGATGATGTCATTGCTTTTTCTTTGAATTCTATGTATAAAACATCCAGATTTAAACAAGAATTTAAATCTTTTTTGTTAACTCACTTATGTCGGCAATTACTAGAATTTTTTGAAAAAAATGGAATCAAAGATACTTATCCTGAAAAGAAAAATGATTGGTTACAAGAAGGAAAAAGCTGTGAAATATTAAATGTTGGTTCTAACGGATGGAAAAAAGGAAAAATCAGACTAAAAATAACTTTAGAATTCATTCCTGATGAACCCGAAATAAATCAAATGGAGTCACCTTTAGATGATATTCGTCAAACCATGAATCAAAGTAATTAA
- a CDS encoding dynamin-like GTPase family protein, translated as MNESLPQCQHLATHVNSLLDLLQQEPSLRSQQNTSAIEASLKKAISPQFEIVFAGAFSAGKSMLINALLERELLYSAEGHATGTECYIYYAEPAEERVVLTFLSEAQIQEQAQALCQRLNIESSPTINQSEVRQLLHKLCNKIIEQEGGESKSERAKQAKALILLLEGFEQNQTRIHPNNTATYSMEQFNFSNLAEAASYARRGSNSSVLKKVEYYCHHALLKDGNVLVDLPGIDAPVKKDAELAYQKIEHPDTSAVVCVLKPASAGDMSIEETELLEKMQGNLGIRDRVFYVFNRIDQTWYAPQLRQRLETLIQTQFRDNSRIHKTSGLLGFYGSQIKQTNGGNRFGLDTLFAESVKSMGGEEETPQFVSEFNNYCANSGKLTRTEYKVSVHGYQTPNENYLRILSEWGMPLINQLIIDSGIEDFRNGITRYLTEEKRPQLFATLADDLQPLCINLRKHYLDNYRDLDSQPREIEAMKAQELTRLNNELQEVGIQFKWYLENEVNEIVVNGDRAFENDFQKLQARMVSRLDELLTTFSVENAHRLAAMSHSRNATVPLIAILVEALYYLANELEDVLVEGVKILINSFCKRLLDRVRQGEYYRKLYRLLGNDGGIEAQLKEVEINLIHALVNEAKVECDRYVRESPRFYDEGTFSIYQFRQTLQQTSQGYDCSSIVKAEPAIRQLLKLDFDPKVSTTIHQNFRHAINLTLKTHLLPMADQQADYILQQYDQAREYLGQTLEQEAQEKIARNVRLQGTIQEKINAYNQAVVAINECLKGMQVYERQLPLISEFDLKVKDSFVKGEFVDYSMNNGHASHVDVEVVNIV; from the coding sequence ATGAATGAATCATTGCCTCAATGTCAACACTTGGCTACTCATGTTAACAGTTTACTCGACTTATTACAACAAGAACCCTCACTCCGTTCTCAACAGAATACCAGTGCGATCGAAGCATCTCTAAAAAAAGCTATTTCTCCTCAGTTTGAGATTGTTTTTGCCGGTGCATTTAGTGCAGGAAAATCCATGTTAATTAATGCTCTATTAGAGCGAGAATTATTATATAGTGCGGAAGGTCATGCTACAGGAACAGAATGTTATATTTATTATGCTGAACCTGCCGAAGAAAGAGTAGTCCTTACTTTTCTTAGTGAAGCACAAATTCAGGAACAAGCACAAGCACTTTGTCAACGTTTAAACATTGAATCATCGCCAACTATTAATCAGTCAGAAGTACGACAATTACTTCATAAATTATGTAACAAAATTATTGAACAAGAAGGGGGAGAAAGTAAATCTGAACGAGCAAAACAAGCAAAAGCATTAATTCTCTTATTAGAAGGATTTGAGCAAAATCAAACTCGAATTCATCCGAACAATACAGCTACCTATTCAATGGAACAATTTAACTTTTCTAATTTAGCAGAAGCTGCTAGTTATGCTCGTCGAGGTAGTAATAGTTCTGTCTTGAAAAAAGTAGAATATTATTGTCATCATGCTTTACTAAAAGATGGTAATGTTTTAGTAGATTTACCTGGAATTGATGCCCCAGTTAAAAAAGATGCTGAACTCGCTTATCAAAAAATTGAACATCCCGATACTTCTGCCGTTGTTTGTGTCTTAAAACCTGCTTCTGCTGGAGATATGTCAATAGAAGAAACCGAATTATTAGAAAAGATGCAAGGGAATTTAGGTATCCGCGATCGCGTCTTTTATGTATTTAATCGTATTGATCAAACTTGGTATGCACCTCAGTTACGTCAACGACTAGAAACTTTAATTCAAACTCAGTTTCGAGATAATTCGCGGATACATAAAACCAGTGGTTTATTAGGTTTTTATGGCAGTCAAATTAAACAGACAAATGGGGGGAACCGTTTCGGACTTGATACTCTATTTGCAGAGAGTGTTAAAAGTATGGGAGGGGAAGAAGAAACTCCTCAATTTGTCAGTGAATTTAATAATTATTGTGCTAATTCTGGTAAGTTAACCCGTACAGAATATAAAGTTTCCGTTCATGGATACCAAACCCCTAATGAAAATTATTTGCGTATTCTCAGTGAATGGGGAATGCCGCTAATTAACCAGTTAATTATTGATAGTGGTATTGAAGATTTTCGCAACGGAATTACTCGTTATTTAACGGAAGAAAAACGACCCCAATTATTTGCTACTCTAGCAGATGATTTACAACCTTTATGTATTAATTTACGTAAACATTATCTTGACAATTATCGAGATTTGGACAGTCAACCTCGTGAAATTGAAGCAATGAAAGCACAGGAGTTAACTCGTTTAAATAATGAGTTGCAAGAAGTGGGAATACAGTTTAAATGGTATCTCGAAAATGAAGTCAATGAAATCGTTGTCAATGGCGATCGCGCATTTGAGAATGACTTCCAAAAATTACAAGCAAGAATGGTCAGTCGTCTTGATGAATTATTAACCACTTTTTCAGTTGAAAATGCTCATCGTCTTGCTGCAATGAGTCATTCCCGTAATGCAACAGTTCCTTTAATTGCTATTTTAGTTGAGGCATTATATTACCTGGCTAATGAGTTAGAAGATGTTTTAGTAGAGGGGGTAAAAATTCTGATTAATTCTTTCTGTAAGCGATTGTTAGATCGAGTACGTCAAGGGGAATATTACCGAAAATTATACCGCTTATTAGGAAATGATGGGGGTATCGAAGCACAACTTAAAGAAGTTGAAATTAATCTCATTCATGCCTTAGTTAATGAAGCTAAAGTTGAATGCGATCGCTATGTACGAGAAAGTCCTCGTTTTTATGATGAAGGGACATTTTCTATCTATCAATTTCGTCAAACTTTACAACAAACTTCTCAAGGTTATGACTGTAGTAGTATAGTAAAAGCTGAACCGGCTATCCGTCAATTACTTAAGTTAGATTTTGATCCCAAAGTATCCACAACTATCCATCAAAATTTCCGTCATGCCATTAATCTAACTCTGAAAACTCATTTATTACCGATGGCGGATCAACAAGCTGATTATATTTTACAGCAGTACGATCAAGCCAGGGAATATTTGGGTCAAACTTTGGAACAGGAAGCACAAGAAAAAATTGCTCGTAATGTGAGGTTACAGGGGACAATTCAGGAAAAAATTAATGCTTATAATCAGGCGGTTGTAGCGATTAATGAATGTCTCAAAGGTATGCAGGTTTATGAGCGTCAGTTACCGTTAATTAGTGAGTTTGATTTGAAGGTTAAGGATAGTTTTGTTAAGGGTGAATTTGTTGATTATTCGATGAATAATGGCCATGCTTCTCATGTTGATGTTGAGGTGGTGAATATTGTTTAG
- a CDS encoding TldD/PmbA family protein, translated as MTDITNYKNILTDLIKLYRDRVDFLAIRLETSEGTNIMLRGDKIETLSEGISKGGQVRACYKGGWGFAAFNELSTLSQRVEEAIIAARLVGEDETLLAPVEPVEITCQLPFTGTDPRLVPLAQKKALCDHYNNILRQVSDKITTTSVRYGDSTQKILLATSDDVLIEQSWADLEMRFSATARNGETVQTGRETTGSRRGYEDLTQWEQQVEEAAKRAVNALILPPVKGNNYTVVIDPVLTGLFVHEAFGHLSEADMLYENPDLLEVMSMGRRFGPDNLQIFDGAAPQGHRGSYFYDDEGVAATTTQLIENGVLVGRLHSRETAGKLEEKPTGNARCLNYHYPPIVRMTNTWIERGKTPVEDLFVDIKEGVYAKNWLGGMTNGEMFTFSAGEAWMIRDGKISEPVRDVTLSGNVFKTLANIEAIGDDFYWDESGGCGKGGQSGLPVGCGGPSLRIKEVMVGGEATE; from the coding sequence ATGACTGATATTACTAACTATAAAAATATTCTAACTGACTTAATTAAACTTTACCGCGATCGCGTGGATTTCCTAGCGATTCGTCTAGAAACCTCTGAAGGAACAAATATTATGTTGCGCGGTGACAAAATAGAAACCCTCAGCGAAGGAATTTCTAAAGGCGGACAAGTCAGAGCGTGTTATAAAGGAGGATGGGGTTTTGCTGCTTTCAATGAACTCTCAACCCTCTCCCAACGAGTAGAAGAAGCCATCATTGCAGCGCGACTCGTCGGAGAGGACGAAACCCTGCTGGCCCCAGTTGAACCCGTTGAAATAACCTGTCAGTTACCCTTCACCGGAACCGATCCCCGTTTGGTTCCCCTGGCGCAAAAAAAGGCACTATGTGACCATTATAATAACATTCTACGTCAAGTTAGCGACAAAATCACTACTACTTCGGTAAGATATGGTGATAGTACCCAAAAGATTCTCCTAGCAACCTCAGACGACGTTTTAATCGAACAATCTTGGGCTGATCTAGAAATGCGTTTTTCCGCAACTGCCAGAAATGGGGAAACCGTGCAAACCGGACGAGAAACCACCGGATCTCGGCGCGGATACGAAGATTTAACCCAATGGGAACAACAGGTAGAAGAAGCAGCTAAACGTGCCGTCAATGCCCTAATTTTGCCCCCTGTAAAGGGCAATAACTACACAGTGGTGATCGACCCCGTTTTAACAGGTTTGTTCGTTCATGAGGCATTTGGCCACCTCTCAGAAGCCGATATGTTATACGAAAATCCTGATTTATTAGAGGTCATGAGTATGGGACGACGGTTTGGCCCAGATAACCTACAAATTTTTGACGGGGCGGCCCCCCAAGGCCATCGTGGCAGTTATTTTTATGATGATGAAGGAGTAGCGGCCACGACAACTCAATTAATAGAAAATGGGGTATTAGTCGGACGTTTACATTCTCGTGAAACGGCGGGAAAATTAGAAGAAAAACCCACAGGAAATGCCCGTTGTTTGAATTATCATTATCCTCCTATTGTGAGAATGACTAATACTTGGATCGAACGGGGAAAAACTCCTGTTGAGGATTTATTTGTTGATATTAAAGAAGGGGTTTATGCAAAAAATTGGTTAGGGGGGATGACCAATGGAGAGATGTTTACTTTTAGTGCTGGTGAAGCTTGGATGATCAGAGATGGGAAAATTTCTGAACCAGTCAGAGATGTTACTTTATCGGGCAATGTGTTTAAAACTCTGGCAAATATTGAAGCGATCGGCGATGATTTTTATTGGGATGAATCAGGGGGTTGTGGTAAAGGTGGACAAAGTGGTTTACCTGTTGGTTGTGGGGGCCCCAGTTTACGCATTAAAGAGGTAATGGTGGGGGGAGAAGCTACCGAATAA
- the trpB gene encoding tryptophan synthase subunit beta encodes MTTTPITSKSATPTQYPDELGRFGRYGGKYVPETLMPALSELETAYNRYKNDSDFQQELTGLLRDYVGRPSPLYLAERLTTHYARPDGTGAQIYLKREDLNHTGAHKINNALGQVLLAKRMGKQRIIAETGAGQHGVATATVCARFGLKCVIYMGVQDIERQKLNVFRMKLLGATVQPVAAGTGTLKDATSEAIRDWVTNVETTHYILGSVAGPHPYPMIVRDFHRVIGVETRSQCLEKWGSLPDILLACVGGGSNAMGLFYEFLPDTSVRLIGVEAAGESIVSGKHAATLTQGRPGVLHGAMSYLLQDQEGQIIEAHSISAGLDYPGVGPEHSYLKDNNRAEYYSITDEQAIAAFQRLSQLEGIIPALETSHAIAYLETLCPQLQGSPRIIINCSGRGDKDVQTVAKYLGNE; translated from the coding sequence ATGACCACAACACCCATTACCTCAAAATCCGCAACCCCTACCCAATATCCCGATGAATTAGGACGTTTTGGTCGCTATGGCGGGAAATATGTCCCAGAAACCCTAATGCCCGCCCTAAGCGAACTAGAAACCGCTTATAATCGTTATAAAAATGATTCCGACTTTCAACAAGAATTAACCGGATTATTGCGCGATTATGTAGGACGGCCTAGCCCCTTATACCTTGCCGAACGTCTTACTACCCATTATGCTCGTCCTGATGGCACTGGAGCGCAAATTTACCTCAAACGAGAAGATTTAAACCATACAGGGGCCCATAAAATTAATAACGCCCTCGGACAGGTACTTTTAGCAAAACGCATGGGTAAACAACGTATTATCGCCGAAACTGGGGCCGGTCAACACGGAGTCGCTACGGCTACGGTTTGCGCTCGTTTTGGCTTAAAATGTGTCATTTATATGGGAGTTCAAGACATTGAACGACAAAAATTAAATGTTTTTCGCATGAAATTATTGGGGGCCACCGTTCAACCCGTGGCCGCAGGAACCGGAACCCTCAAAGATGCAACTTCAGAAGCAATACGAGATTGGGTAACGAATGTAGAAACGACTCACTATATTTTAGGATCTGTGGCGGGCCCTCATCCCTATCCCATGATAGTACGGGATTTTCATCGGGTGATTGGAGTTGAAACCCGTTCTCAATGTTTAGAAAAATGGGGCAGTTTACCCGATATTCTCCTCGCTTGTGTGGGTGGTGGTTCTAATGCCATGGGACTATTTTATGAGTTTCTGCCCGATACCTCAGTACGTTTAATTGGGGTAGAGGCAGCAGGAGAAAGTATCGTCTCCGGTAAACACGCGGCCACCTTAACCCAAGGTCGTCCAGGGGTATTACATGGGGCCATGAGTTATTTATTACAAGATCAAGAAGGCCAAATCATTGAAGCTCATTCTATCAGTGCGGGTTTAGATTATCCTGGAGTTGGCCCGGAACATAGTTATCTTAAAGATAATAATCGCGCCGAATATTATAGTATTACCGATGAACAAGCGATCGCGGCTTTTCAACGTTTATCTCAATTAGAGGGCATTATTCCGGCCTTAGAAACTTCTCATGCGATCGCTTATCTCGAAACCCTTTGTCCACAATTACAAGGAAGTCCTCGTATTATTATAAATTGTTCAGGACGGGGGGATAAAGATGTACAAACGGTGGCAAAATATTTGGGGAATGAATAA
- a CDS encoding type II toxin-antitoxin system RelE family toxin: protein MMYRVQLSLEAEKAYTNANTALVKKLARCFEILEKNPRFHPNIKPLKGNYLGYYRYRVGDYRVVYSVDDQVMLVNVIVITHRSRVYE from the coding sequence ATGATGTATAGGGTACAATTATCACTAGAAGCAGAAAAAGCTTATACTAATGCTAATACTGCCCTAGTTAAGAAGTTAGCAAGATGTTTTGAAATACTTGAGAAAAATCCCCGTTTTCACCCCAATATTAAACCCTTAAAGGGCAACTATTTAGGGTATTACCGTTATCGAGTTGGAGATTATCGAGTTGTTTATTCTGTGGATGATCAAGTCATGTTAGTAAATGTTATTGTCATTACTCATCGTAGCAGAGTTTATGAGTAA
- a CDS encoding DUF3153 domain-containing protein produces the protein MNSKSGFGRSFLSLFMPLFLGLLTLLSGCVRYDVGVNFYQQHRGEIVQHIRLSEQLTSLSETEANKWLDSIENRSKLLQGRTKRVSGQELIVTIPFSNGRELTDKFNEFFNPKLTKVTQALQEDNSDLVQLKAEMSIKQSNWLFFEQNRLNIQVDLRALGVLSKQGNIIISPGSLVDLEFALNAPWGLNNIVTDQESQPLNLTESENQLVWQLKPGQINIITASFWVPSYLGLGTVGIIFLMLLGFLAKYRRFPGINYS, from the coding sequence ATGAATAGCAAATCAGGATTCGGACGCTCATTTTTATCATTATTTATGCCGCTTTTTTTAGGGTTATTAACCTTGTTAAGTGGTTGTGTTCGTTATGATGTTGGGGTTAATTTTTATCAACAACATCGTGGCGAAATTGTGCAACATATTCGCTTATCAGAACAGTTAACCAGTTTAAGTGAAACAGAAGCGAATAAATGGTTAGATAGTATTGAAAATCGGTCTAAACTACTTCAAGGAAGAACAAAACGAGTTTCAGGACAAGAATTAATTGTGACTATTCCTTTTAGTAATGGACGGGAATTAACGGATAAGTTTAATGAATTCTTTAATCCTAAGTTGACTAAAGTTACTCAAGCTTTACAGGAAGATAATTCTGATTTAGTACAACTTAAAGCAGAAATGTCAATTAAGCAAAGTAACTGGTTATTCTTTGAGCAAAATCGTTTAAATATCCAAGTAGATTTACGTGCATTAGGAGTGTTATCTAAACAAGGTAATATTATTATTAGTCCGGGATCATTAGTTGATTTAGAATTTGCTTTAAATGCGCCTTGGGGACTTAATAATATTGTCACAGATCAAGAATCACAACCTTTGAATTTAACCGAATCAGAAAATCAATTAGTTTGGCAATTAAAACCTGGTCAAATTAATATTATTACTGCTTCATTTTGGGTTCCCAGTTACTTAGGTTTGGGAACAGTTGGCATTATTTTCTTAATGTTATTGGGATTTTTAGCTAAGTATCGAAGATTTCCGGGAATTAATTACTCATAA
- a CDS encoding ribonuclease R family protein, giving the protein MEFSIATLLSHFIDDKLVATKLLEKKLGCEDEEDAEKIQIALDALECMGILLKERGKYRRIPESNVVEAKLRCSSKGFCFAIQDEEDAEDIYVRETHLSNAWNGDRVLVRIIKEGTRRRSPEGEVRLILERANPSLLAQVKKQDEEYRAIPLDDRLLFELALQQNGENLEQAVNHLVHVCVLRYPIGEYPPLGIVTRILGSDAEAAADTDIVCCKHDLPQEFADGVKKALTKLPVTFDPAELANRKDWRSLLTFAFVEDMKRDHSPFIETAFTLEKNEAQHWQLGIHITDIAHYIATDSPLDRAARKRGTTVFLGEKVLPLFPEAITQLYSLKVGQDALSISVIITLDKNGQIIEFNIEPTVININHLLTYQQTQGILSNLDKIAPEEEALVERLKQLFFTLSPLVKAQRLQRGSFEIQLEPRSPFQDEGRSGVIVASSTFPIRSLLTELVILAGKSVAEHLSALVVPALYCIQPEPDGEELEDLCKLAINLGLDIKLNPEENISAKDYYNLTQAFSQSFAVRVLNYLLQSTLKSAKYSSHPGGHFGLVYDDCYTHCASPGQRYGDLLIQRILKLIFSEGRDRRTKQTKTGVDLYSSSCHGQITWNVLPPSTQEDLEETLHFLVTHLNDREKIAEDAEKDLDGLKKAEKMKERTGQVFRGLITGVQSYGFFVEIEDLLVEGLVHVSSLKDDWYEYRARHGCLVGRKNRIAYRLGDEVEVEVKSVDYYRQQIDLVTVGGGSTARSDDWDDD; this is encoded by the coding sequence ATGGAATTTTCAATCGCTACACTTCTGTCCCATTTTATTGATGATAAATTAGTCGCAACCAAACTTCTCGAAAAGAAATTAGGGTGCGAAGATGAAGAAGATGCAGAAAAAATCCAAATTGCTTTGGATGCTTTAGAATGTATGGGAATCTTGCTCAAAGAACGGGGAAAATACCGACGGATACCCGAATCTAATGTAGTTGAAGCTAAATTACGCTGTTCTAGTAAAGGGTTTTGTTTTGCTATTCAAGATGAAGAAGATGCAGAAGATATTTATGTCAGAGAAACCCATTTAAGTAATGCTTGGAATGGCGATCGTGTCTTAGTAAGAATTATTAAAGAAGGCACTCGTCGTCGTTCTCCTGAAGGAGAGGTTAGACTAATTTTAGAACGGGCTAATCCTTCCTTACTTGCTCAAGTAAAAAAACAAGATGAGGAGTATCGGGCTATTCCCCTTGATGATCGCTTATTATTTGAATTAGCCCTACAACAAAATGGGGAAAATTTAGAACAAGCGGTGAATCATTTGGTTCATGTTTGTGTCTTACGTTATCCTATTGGAGAATATCCTCCCTTGGGAATTGTTACTCGTATTTTGGGTAGTGATGCTGAAGCAGCGGCCGATACGGATATTGTCTGTTGTAAACATGATTTGCCTCAAGAGTTTGCTGATGGGGTTAAAAAAGCTTTAACTAAACTTCCAGTAACTTTTGATCCGGCAGAACTGGCGAATCGAAAAGACTGGCGATCGCTGCTTACTTTTGCTTTTGTGGAAGATATGAAACGGGATCATTCACCCTTTATTGAAACGGCTTTTACTTTAGAAAAAAATGAGGCTCAACATTGGCAATTAGGCATTCATATTACGGATATTGCCCATTATATTGCTACTGATTCTCCTCTAGATAGAGCAGCGAGAAAAAGAGGAACAACGGTATTTTTAGGGGAAAAAGTATTACCTTTATTTCCTGAAGCGATCACTCAACTTTATTCTCTCAAAGTCGGACAAGATGCTTTAAGCATTTCGGTTATTATTACCTTAGATAAAAATGGTCAAATTATTGAATTTAATATTGAACCAACGGTGATTAATATTAATCACTTATTGACCTATCAACAAACTCAAGGAATACTGTCTAATCTAGATAAAATTGCCCCGGAAGAAGAAGCATTAGTAGAACGACTCAAACAACTCTTTTTTACCTTAAGTCCCTTAGTTAAAGCCCAAAGATTACAAAGGGGAAGTTTTGAAATTCAATTAGAACCGAGATCTCCTTTCCAAGATGAAGGAAGATCAGGAGTTATTGTCGCTTCTTCTACATTTCCCATTCGTTCTTTATTAACAGAATTAGTCATTTTAGCCGGAAAAAGTGTAGCTGAACATCTATCAGCTTTAGTTGTTCCTGCCCTTTATTGTATTCAACCAGAACCGGATGGGGAAGAATTAGAAGACTTATGCAAATTAGCCATTAATTTAGGGTTAGATATCAAATTAAATCCAGAAGAAAATATTTCAGCCAAAGACTACTATAATTTAACTCAAGCGTTTAGCCAATCTTTCGCCGTCAGAGTGCTAAATTATTTATTACAATCAACCCTAAAATCAGCTAAATATAGTAGTCATCCGGGAGGACATTTTGGACTGGTTTATGATGATTGTTATACTCACTGTGCTTCTCCGGGACAACGTTATGGTGATTTGCTAATTCAACGTATTTTGAAGCTAATTTTCAGTGAGGGACGAGATCGCCGTACTAAACAAACTAAAACTGGAGTTGATCTTTATAGTAGTAGTTGTCATGGACAAATTACTTGGAATGTTTTACCTCCTTCAACTCAGGAAGATTTAGAGGAAACTTTGCACTTTTTAGTAACTCATCTAAATGATAGAGAAAAAATCGCTGAGGATGCAGAAAAAGATCTTGATGGGTTAAAGAAAGCTGAGAAAATGAAGGAACGAACTGGCCAAGTTTTTCGAGGATTAATTACAGGAGTTCAATCTTATGGGTTCTTTGTTGAAATTGAGGATTTATTAGTAGAAGGATTAGTTCATGTCAGTTCTCTTAAAGATGATTGGTATGAATATCGGGCCCGTCATGGTTGTTTAGTCGGTCGCAAAAATCGTATCGCTTATCGTTTAGGAGATGAGGTAGAAGTGGAGGTAAAAAGTGTAGACTATTATCGTCAGCAAATTGATTTAGTGACCGTAGGAGGAGGCAGTACGGCCAGAAGTGATGATTGGGATGATGATTAA